TGTAGTTGGGATATTGCACCACCATGCACCCTCCACCCATTGCTGGCCACTTTCCTCATGGCCCATTCCATTACCAAAGATAacattaataataaaatgtcAAAAAGCCTAATCATCAACCCCATGACAATCGAGACCCACCAGGCGATCCGGGTTCCCTTAGTAAGTGATAATTGATTCTAGAATGATTTCCAGATTGCGATCTGAATGGGTACTAATCCCTACTAATGGTTACTTCTAAAAGGCTTCAACGGTGCACCAGGAACAATAGTTTGTTGGAAATCGCATAAAGGCAAAACTCTGGTAAATCGGGGATTGCATAATCATACCAGTGCCAAAAACCGGCAAGGTCAAGAGTTAAAAGCGGCGCGGAGTTATACGTAATTACAGGTAGCCTGTGATAAGTTATAAGACAAAGAAGCAATGACAGACGGAGATGAGTCCAAGTGTCCAGTTCCACATGATCAAAGAGATGTATGGCTGAAGCATAGCCAGCAAGCGCAGCAAGCTCAACAAGAGCAGAAACTAGCACAGCAGAAACTAGCACAGCAGAAACTAGCACAGCAACAGGATCAGCCTAAATGTCCAGTCGATGACCATTCTAAGGATGTATGGCTGAAATCAGGCAAGAAGCATGGGGAAGCGGCAAATGACGTCGGTCTGGCTTCCGAGCGTGATGTCAGCAGTATACCCAGAACAGGTTCTGAGGGGAACTGGGTATATCCATCGGAAAAGCAGTTTTTTGACGCCATGAAAAGGAAGAACTGGGACCCCCAACCTGAAGATATGAAGACCATCGTGCCATTACATAATTATGTTAACGAAAGAGTGTGGAGATATATTAATATGTGGGAGAATGGTCTAGGAGGGGACAGCTGCGGTGGAATCAAATTGACTAACTTTAAAGGCCAGTCAAAAAAACTTACCCCAAGGGCATGGTTCAGGTCCACAATATTGGGTATGGCTAAACCTTTTGACAGACACGATTGGACAATAGATAGATGTGGGAAGACAGTTGACTACGTAATTGACTTTTACTCTGAGGAGGTCAAGACTAGCAAGGACAATATTGCAACTGAACCGCAGATATATCTTGACGTCAGACCAAAGCTAAACTCTTTTGAAGGTATCAAAATGAGAATACTCAAAAGTGTAGGTCTCTTATAAGCTGACCCCCCCTGATCTTTCTAACTCTTTGCTGCAACTTGTATATACATATTGATGTTTATAATTTATTCCTGACGTATAGAAAAatgtaaatatttattcTCTGAGAAAAATACACACCTCTAGTATTTTAGAAATCCTCTATCTTGAGGCAAAATATGCTTCTTCTCCAACTATACTACAATATTCTAAATAGTAGAAAGTGTATAAGCTTGCAAAAATTTACTATTAATTTTGATCGGTGAATCCTCTAGATAAATGATGTCAATTATTAGAGTAGCTCATTAAATGCATgtagttttgaaaaaaatattacaaacaaGCTAGAATTCACCCGAATATTACAATTGAATGGTATTATCTGTATGCATAGACGCCATAACTGGCAATTAAATTCAAGTCATTCcagaacaaaatatattcatataGGTTTGGATTCAGATTCTTCTTTTAATATCATTCTATCTTTGTCAACATTATGcccatcttcatcatcttcgtcgtcatcatcatcatcttcttcttcttcgtcatcgtcatcatcatcctctGAATCAGTCTCATTCTTTCTAAAGCtatcatcctcatcctcatcctcatcttcatcttcatcttcatcttcatcctcctcctcgtcttcatcttcatctttttcTGGTGTTGTAGTATCCTCATCCCTAGcttttttgatttcattaatCTTCTTCCTTACAATTTCAACTATATCGGACCATTCTCTCATACCACCCATACCAATATCGCCGCAAATTAGGACTTTCTCGACAGGCTTCAAGACTGTGATATATGGCATATCAGATGCTAGTATATTGAGATGTTTTTTGGTCATGGGATTGATATACATGAAAGTATTCATTGCAGGTGCTGCGTATATTGGTGTATTAGGAGACCAATCTCTCAGTACTGCTGTTAGTAAGTTATTGCTGATACCGTTTGCAATTTTTGCTAGACTGTTAGCTGACAATGGGACTATCAGAAATATATCAGCCCATTTCCTAAGTTCATGATGCAGTATCATATCTCCCATCTTTTTGCAATCCGACCACACATCCTCTTCTCTCCAGATCTTGACATGGGTAGAAATCTTTAAACCATTCAAGAAATGTTCAGCTGGCTTGGTTACAATTAGTTGTATCGAAATTTTATCTGGTGTGTATAATTTGAGCAGCTTATCTATAATCAAGGGCACCTTTATAGTTGCAACAGATCCAGTAGCACCTATAAGGATATGAAATTTCTTATCATCTTGTCTTAGGAAATACTCAGAAAAGGGAATTTGAGGGCCAGAAGTGGATCCAATAACCTCTTTTGAACCGCTAGCACCTGAAATGCCACTTTTCTTACTTTTCAAGCTCTTTTCTTTGCCATCTGTCTCGTTAGAATTATGTTCATGCTTCCTAGACTCAAAGAATATGAAGTCACCAGGCATATTCACTATAGAGTTTTTCTGTTCGGGCACGGCCTCAACTTCATCCTTTGTATTACCTTTTACCGAATCCTTTGCATCTATACTGTTGTTCTTACCCTCAATAGCTAAACTGTCTATGGATGTCGTGGACTTCCCGGGCTTGCTAGAGATGGAATACCTATGATGGGAtgtcttttcattttcatcaactGTGAATGATATAGTAGATTTTGGTGAAGTAATCGAAGCTTTCCGCTCCACTGTGATCCCGTTAGCATCCGAAATGATCGATGCGCCGTCATCGTTACCGTTGGGAAACTGTATTATCCCCGAAGAGAAAGATATATTCCGAGAACCGATCACTCTCCCGTCACCAGACGACATAGACACCAGCCCGTTCCCATCCACACTCTTGTTCTGACTGAGAAACTCGTTGTCCATCGGCACCGAGCTGTTCTCCTTCGCGCTTGTATTCAGTATTCCGCCACCAACTTTCTTCTCTGAAGACCGCAGGTCACGCACGGGCACAGGCCCAGTACCAGATATATGTAACTTGTTGGTCAGTATCGACACAGGCACTTGCTCCATCTGCACATCCTTTCGCATATCCCTATCATCATCGGACCCCATGGTACTAATCCCTTTTACTATGACCTTATAAACACCCTTTCCTTTCTGCTTATTCTAAATGTAACTCACAAGTAGTAGACTGCCAAACACTCAAATACACAGTTTCTTTGGGCAGCAATACCAATATAGCGGGGCCAACAACTTACTCATCGATGCCCATTTTATTAccttattttttattgtttgtaTAGCTTCACGCCCATTAGAAGCTTGCCTGCCGTGTGGATTCGGTTGTCTCGGCAAGAAACGTTGTGCAGTTGGCACCGAACGAGGTGCTTCTCTGCGGCATTGCTCTGCGGAAGTGCCGGAAACTGACGGAATTTCCGAGATTTTTTCggcttttttttgtctttcaCAGATAGTATGTATTCGTGTTATGGGATGTCTGTGATCACGTGGCTTCATATATTTGTGAACGATAATTAGGGTTTGACCGCGTCAGTTAGCCCTAAACCCTAATtcctctctttctttttttccatttttctttctttttttggcGAATTTCGTATGTTTTAGGGTTCTTCTCTGATTTCACGTTTCCTTTGTTTACATTTTTCTGTTAGGGCAAATAGCCCTGCTGCTCATCGCCTGCTGCTCATCGCCATTATAGTGTGTCATAGGACATTGCTGCAGTGATCTTATTATAAATACAACTGGTGAAATCTTGTCAGGTTATATTGGTGTGCAGAGGCAGATATGTATGATGAACGCTGAAGTGGCGGAGCGGGTATTGAGACCACTGAAGAGCACAACCTTGAAGCATGTATCGGTGCTGCTGGGAGCTAGGATAGAAGCCACCAAGAGTGCGCGGATCAGCAGTATTATTAGTCAGTGTGCCGTGCTGGACAGGTTGCGGTGCCGACGAGATGCCGGGGATCTAGTGGTTACTGCAATCGATGCGGGAGTCTCTAATTTCGCGTATTGCAGTCTGCAGTTAAGAAAGGATCGTAAGCCACTGCTGGTGGGGTGGGAGAAGTTTCAACTCGAGAGTAAGTTTGTGGATGGCCACATGGATGGGGATAAGCTGGCACTAAACCCTGAGAATTTCTCGAGATTGGCCACAAAGTTGTCACAGTACCTGCTGGCGCTGCCGTATGCCACTCAACTCTATGCCATTGAAAGACAAAGAGCACGGTCAATGTCCTCCAAGTTTGTTCTAGAGCCGGTCCTTagatcaaatattttgGAGTACCTTCTTTTCTCCACTTTGGCAAACGCTAAGGAAACTGGACGTGGAACTAAAGACTATGAGATCATCTCTTCTGACCCTCAGAGAATGGTTAATTATTGGGTTACAGTTGGAAGCTCAAATACTAAGTACCAGGAACTCATTCTtgataaaaatagtaaGAAATACAGGATAGCACTAGTTAGTGATATTCTGTGTAATTCAGTGCATGATGATTGGGATTTTGGCGTGGAATTGACAAGCATATGGAGAAGAAGGATAGCAAAGgctcaaaataaaaaaactaGCGACTTGAAATTATATACGCTGATTGAAAATAGCGATACAAACTTGGGCACAAAGAAAGATGATGATCTAGCTGATTCATTCTTACACGCTTTGATGTGGTCAAAATGGCTGAATAATTATGAGACCTTAGTTTACGAGATAGATAATAAGCCATTCAATGACTTCGAAACGGGTGTGCTGGAGTTgattaaaaatatacaaattcCTAAAATACtgtaaatttttttattgatatgCGTTTAGGATATGGTAAATCAGTAATCCATCTGAACTAAAGCAGTGGCCTTTCTTTTTCGGCTTAAGTTTTGAGTATTAGCTTGCGGCTGTTTACTGGGCACAAACGAACTGAATAATTCCTTGATTATATCAGGCTCATTTTCTAATGCTTTATATTCTGGTTTATTCTGAATAATGGCAACAGCGTCTTCAAATCTACCGGGTTTGGTAACAAAAGTTCGATGAAAAAGTGCTACcaagttattttttttaattcttgTCATGTTCAAATTCCTCTGCTCTATTTCTTTCACCGTATCGTATTTTACAGCAATTGCCTGTTTGACAACTAGCTGTGTGTCCTTCTCATCTAAAAGAGCTAGTTTGCCATCCTCGTGTATGATACCAGAAATGTTTTGAAAGTTCgccttttcaaattcagttatattttttgatatccTTGTAGAGTCTTCAATACCTGCCCAAACATAACTATTATCAATTAAAATCTGTTGTGCAACAGAAGCATAGCCATTAATAGCAGCTTTTTTCTCATTAGTATAATCATAAAATAGATCTAATGGTGATGATCCATTCCTACCAACTAGTTGCAGAAAGGCTTTCTCGGATTTTATCTTGGGATAGAGTTCGGACCACTTCGAGTCAGCTCGTATATCCAGCTTTGGTTGCTTCAGCATCACCTTAAATTGATCTCTTGCCATTCTATTTCTACTatagttcttcttctcgATATCACTCACCTTCGATGCAAGGTTACCCTGAATTATTTTTACTAATTCGATGTATTGGTTCAAAATATCATGCTGTGACAATAATCGAAAATGTTTATTAGCAGCAAATCTTTTGTTTCCTGTGATGTATTCACGTTGCAGTTGTGACCAAGTCATTTTAACTTCGATTGTACTTTCAATGGTATTTGGTGGGGCTATCAATATGCTCCTCAGATATTCATTTACCTCCCTTAAAGCTAATTCTTTAATACTTTCATCTTTCTTatccttttcttctcttaGTCTTCTTATGTAATCGTTaaactttcttttcatctctTTCTCAGGTACTACAGCATGTTTAAATATCGATTCATTGGCgagcattttttttaccgTTGTCCACCTAGTGTAATAATGTATGTTTTTATTGCTCTTTAGTAAGTTACCAAATGCCTCCAAAAACTTACTTGCCTGAGCATGGTCTTTAATTAACTGCTCTTCTGATCTATTCGATAGATATTTGTCCAAAATGTTTTGTTTCCAAAGCGGATCATCATCTACTATCCAAAACCTTTCATCTTTTAAGCCCAAATCGACAACCATTTTATGAAAAGACCAAGAGGAATCCACCTGGTGTTCTGATAGCATATCCATGAAGGCCTTTTCAGCTTCATCTTTCGTTAGACTTTTCACGTTTAAGATTTTGGAAGTGTTTGCGTATTTTTCTGTGTTATTAGTAGTGGCTAAAGCAACTGTATTTCCTTTGCTATGCTCGTTAGTGTTAGCTGTGTTCTTGACTTGATCTATCGTAGTCTTCTTGATTTGACCTGttttagttttcttttcagtagCCTTTTCCGCAAGTGGATTATCCCATCTTGATTCTTTTGTCTTCACATTGTAGTAATAGACTTTACCTTCTTTGGTCTTGGCAACATTCCAGCCAGCATCTCTTAGTTTCTGTTTCAAGTCTGTTGTATCCTCAACAGGTTTGTCCCATCGAGACTCCTTGGTAACGGTATTGTAATAGTACACCTTCCCATTACTATCCGTGGCTTTTTTCCATTGGCCCGCCATCTATAACTGCCAACTATACCGGATGCTCTAATATAGGATTGCCTGCTATAAAAGATCAATAAAACGCATAAACTGTAACAGTACTGGCTCAGATATATGCTTCAATGCTGAAATCAAGTATCCGATGAGGTCTAAACCTTCTTGCTGACTTAGAATAGCTATgtgatatttttcaattttcaCGTTGTCTGAAGGGACTTCTCTTGAAATGTTGGAATTTTAAAGGAGTTTCCGAAAGGGAGATCATAGAATAGTAGCAACTCTTGTAGATTAAATCCACACAATTGTTTAAGCAGTTATTCAATAGCATCAGTGTTCATAATTTGCCAATCCATCATATCATAAAGCCATGTCCCAGTCATTACGTCCTTACTTGAACGCTGTCCGTTACTCGTTGCAAGCAGCATTAACATTATCGGATTTCTCATCCTTGGAAGTTGAAAGACATAACAGACCTGAGGTTGAGGTACCTAACACCAGTGCTGAATTGTTGTTACAGCCAATGCATATTTCTCGTAATGAGCACGAGCAAGTTTTGATCGAGCCTAGTGTGAATAGTGTACGTGTGAGTTTGAAAGTAAAGCAGGCAGATGAGATAGAACAAATCCTGGTGCACAAGTTCACTAGATTCTTGGAACAGCGTGCAGAGGCTTTCTACATTCTGAGAAGAGTGCCAATTCCAGGATATAGTATATCATTTTTGATTACAAACAAGCACACAGAATCTATGAAGACCAACAAGCTGGTTGATTTCATTGTTGAGTTCATGGAAGAAGTTGACAAGGAGATCAGTGAGATGAAGCTGTTCTTGAACGCTAGAGCAAGATTTGTTGCTGAAGCATACTTGAGTGAATTTGTATATTGAAAGTGGGCAGCCGTTTCTGACATGCTCAGTGTTGTGTTATATCACACCTATGTGGTATGACTTGTATAATGATATAAAAGATTGTTTTTACCAAATAACTACGAATAAATATAACTATAGTTATTTATTTACCGGAGGCAGAACTAGACGATGAATCCAACTCAATTGGAAACGATGTCAGTTCAGGGACGGTGTGTACTGCTCTCTAAACTAAAAGTGCTCTACGAAACTGTTCGAATTATATGGCATCTCGTGAGCCTGCGATGACAAGATAGGCGTAGTGTTAAGAAGATTTGTCTATATCGTTCCTATGCAAAATTACATCTGTGGGTTATACAGTAGTTATAACCTAATTGGTAGAGTCCTGTGGTGTTGGAGCAGTGTCCGGCTCTTTTGCTGTATCGTTCTCAGTTTTCAGCTTCTTTGAAGAATCAGCTTTTTCGTCTTCATCTCTATCATGCAATCGTACTTCCTTTTCGGTGTCTGTAGTTTTATCATTTGGGGCGGCAGTTTCCGTCTGGGCGTCACCTTCTTCGTCGTCCTCATCATCCTCGTCCTCTTCATCGCCGATCTCTTCGccatcatcgtcatcttctGCCTCTTCGCcatctattattttgtcGGTCTTGTCATCTTCGTTTTCCAGATCGACTTCTCCGTCTACATCGACTTcgacttcttcttcttcgtcttcagcctcttcttcttcttcttcttcttcttcctcttcttcttcttcctcggcctcgtcttcttcatctacGCCTGGTTGCTCAGGTGGGTATATGTCagcttcattttcattatccCATACAATGTTGAATCTCGTCACCCTTGGCTTCTCTGCCAATATGTTTCTCACGATGTGGTCCACTTGCACCTTCTGTGGAGGGTTCTCCCTCAGCTCTTCGCTGTCATACTCGTTATTCACATAGTAGCCTACTCTCACAAACTCCCTGCCGTCGTAAGAGCAGCTCAGCAGGATCACAGTAACGCTGACCAGCTCGCTGGCCGGGATCAGCTCAGCGGAAGGCGGGTCCGCCGTGAACACGAACTTATTCACACCGACAGGGACGGGGCCCACCAGGATAGAGTCCAGCTCCTGGTCGTGCTCGAGCGACCGCGAGGACCCGACGTAGGTCAGTTTCCACTCCAGATCATTCTTCAATGGCTCCAAACACTCGAAAGTGATCTCAAACTCGTAAGGATCAGTGAACTTAGCCGGGTTGTTCAGCACTTTTATACCCAATAGCGATACAATTgacatttttttcttagtCCTTACTTCCTTGCTAGATCCGGTATATTAAGCAACTTGCTGTCTTATAGCTAAAAACCTATTTATGGCAAATACCTATGTGCAATAACAGTTAATATAACTTAATGCCCTTTACGCGATGCAAGTCTCAATAGTAAAAcaattttcatttgtaaGACGCGTCTAAGTTTGGCTTCCCAAACGACATTTTCGTACTTTAAGTTCATCACATCACCACTGTGTGAATGGTGCCAAGTTAAAAATGGGAATTACCCGGCTACATATACACACAGACATATCCAAGACTACGGGAACACATGATAGTTTTGTACCAAGTGATTTTTGAAAGTGTTCAACACTTTATACGTGTATCAGGTGAATTGTCTTTTCCCAGACGGGCTTTCCCCCCGGCTTTAACGTTTTAAGTCTACATCTTTAGTTGAGACCCGGGGTGTAGGTGTGTCTGTGTATGGATTATATTAGATGCAACACATAATTGACAGGTGTGTGTGTGGTGTGCAGGTTTTGGCTGTTTTTTCTGGGCTGTATGTCGCATCTACCAGCCCCCTTTCATGTGTGTAGCACAGGTAGATGTTTTACCCAATCAGGGCATATTTGTAGCGAACCCTATCACAAGTGCTGACGTGGCTCAACTTCATCTCATTGTTTAGCGTTGTTAGCGCTATAATTAGTTAGAAGTGAAGAGCCAAGATTCCCGCTTTAGGAAGTCTTAGTGGGGTTCTAGAAtcagagaaagagaatccaaaaaaaaaagaaaaaaccCGTCTCTCATGACTTGGGCAGCACATCCTCTTAATTTcccaaaagaagaaagatatgATGAGTGGTGGGGTGGCGAGAACAAGGTGGGGGAGGCTGCTTACATTCCTCTTAGGGAAGGGCGAGAGAGATCCCGTTGCGCATGAAAAAAGGAATCTTGTGTGAATCACTGATGATTCGATGCACGTCAAAAGCGTTTTGCAGCGTTTCGCAGTGAAGAGACACAGTCTCTCACTGTCTCACAAAGAATTCAGCTTCATGGTGTCGACAGAGAGTGGCGTTGGTGGAAGCCTATATAGATGTCCGCCCCGATCGCCCGGATCAAAGATCTTGCTGCTCAGCCTTCTATGCTTTTGTTCGACTTATTCCCATCCGGGTAACAAGATGCAAGAGTCTGGAACTTCCTTGCTCTGGGTTGTAGCgctttcctttctttttgccTATATGAAGCAAAGCAAATCAGCACCTTAACACAAAtaatctttctttttagtcTATCGCAAGTCATAGGAAATgaacatatatattttttttgcagtCGAATAAACTGAATACTTAgctatatatttttttatataagaAGCCAATTCCAAATGAAACAATTCTTGCTagatatattcattatataGAAAATACCAAAGATATAATTAAATCAATTCACTCCTTTTATTGTTATAAACAAGACCAAAACCTAACATATTTTTggatcaaaaataaaaaaaaataaatcaataGTCATTCATTTCTATcctgtttttttttaacttaAACTAATACGCTCCTTTATTCGCTACAATACTTTTAACTATGAAATTTAACTGTGTTCTATTAGCCGCTTTCATGGTCGCTGCCGCTCCTTCCCCTAAACATGACCATGAGGACAGACACGCCATCAAGAGAGACGTCGATGTGGTCACCGTCGTTGAGTATGTCGGTGCCGATGACGGTAACGGTTTCGATGTCAAGACATCCACTAAGGCCCAACCATCCAGCGTCGCCACTTCTACCAGAAAGACTCTGCAGCCTTCCTCCTCCTcctcctcttcctcttcctctaGCAACGGTGGTAGCGGTTCTTTCAAAGACGGTACCATCCCATGCTCCCAGTTCCCAAACGTGGACAACGTTGTCGCTGTCGACTGGGTCGGCCTGGGTGGCTGGGCCTCCGTCATGAACTTCGACGGCTCCTACGGCCAGTCCTGTTCCGACGGCTTATACTGCTCTTATGCTTGTAAGCCCGGTTACTCCAAGACCCAGTGGCCTTCCGAACAACCTTCCGACGGTAAAGCCATCGGTGGTCTGCTGTGTAAGAACGGTTACTTGTACCGTACCAACACCAACGCTGACTCCCTATGTCAGCAGGACATCCAATCCGCTAACGCCAAGAACACCCTAGGTAAGTCTGTCGCGCTATGTAGAACCGACTACCCGGGCTCTGAGAACATGGTCGTCCCAACTGTCGTGGACGCCGGCTCTAGCCAGCCTATGTCAGTGATCGACAGTGACTCTTACTACCAATGGCAAGGCAA
This window of the Nakaseomyces glabratus chromosome L, complete sequence genome carries:
- the CYT2 gene encoding cytochrome c1 heme lyase CYT2 (CAGL0L05280g~Ortholog(s) have holocytochrome-c synthase activity, role in cytochrome c-heme linkage and cytosol, mitochondrial intermembrane space, nucleus localization) — protein: MTDGDESKCPVPHDQRDVWLKHSQQAQQAQQEQKLAQQKLAQQKLAQQQDQPKCPVDDHSKDVWLKSGKKHGEAANDVGLASERDVSSIPRTGSEGNWVYPSEKQFFDAMKRKNWDPQPEDMKTIVPLHNYVNERVWRYINMWENGLGGDSCGGIKLTNFKGQSKKLTPRAWFRSTILGMAKPFDRHDWTIDRCGKTVDYVIDFYSEEVKTSKDNIATEPQIYLDVRPKLNSFEGIKMRILKSVGLL
- the CAB3 gene encoding phosphopantothenoylcysteine decarboxylase complex subunit CAB3 (CAGL0L05302g~Ortholog(s) have phosphopantothenoylcysteine decarboxylase activity, role in coenzyme A biosynthetic process, response to salt stress and CoA-synthesizing protein complex, phosphopantothenoylcysteine decarboxylase complex localization); amino-acid sequence: MGSDDDRDMRKDVQMEQVPVSILTNKLHISGTGPVPVRDLRSSEKKVGGGILNTSAKENSSVPMDNEFLSQNKSVDGNGLVSMSSGDGRVIGSRNISFSSGIIQFPNGNDDGASIISDANGITVERKASITSPKSTISFTVDENEKTSHHRYSISSKPGKSTTSIDSLAIEGKNNSIDAKDSVKGNTKDEVEAVPEQKNSIVNMPGDFIFFESRKHEHNSNETDGKEKSLKSKKSGISGASGSKEVIGSTSGPQIPFSEYFLRQDDKKFHILIGATGSVATIKVPLIIDKLLKLYTPDKISIQLIVTKPAEHFLNGLKISTHVKIWREEDVWSDCKKMGDMILHHELRKWADIFLIVPLSANSLAKIANGISNNLLTAVLRDWSPNTPIYAAPAMNTFMYINPMTKKHLNILASDMPYITVLKPVEKVLICGDIGMGGMREWSDIVEIVRKKINEIKKARDEDTTTPEKDEDEDEEEDEDEDEDEDEDEDEDDSFRKNETDSEDDDDDDEEEEDDDDDDEDDEDGHNVDKDRMILKEESESKPI
- a CDS encoding uncharacterized protein (CAGL0L05324g~Protein of unknown function); translated protein: MKPRDHRHPITRIHTICERQKKAEKISEIPSVSGTSAEQCRREAPRSVPTAQRFLPRQPNPHGRQASNGREAIQTIKNKVIKWASMSKLLAPLYWYCCPKKLCI
- the CCE1 gene encoding cruciform cutting endonuclease (CAGL0L05346g~Ortholog(s) have endodeoxyribonuclease activity, role in mitochondrial genome maintenance and mitochondrial inner membrane localization), yielding MMNAEVAERVLRPLKSTTLKHVSVLLGARIEATKSARISSIISQCAVLDRLRCRRDAGDLVVTAIDAGVSNFAYCSLQLRKDRKPLLVGWEKFQLESKFVDGHMDGDKLALNPENFSRLATKLSQYLLALPYATQLYAIERQRARSMSSKFVLEPVLRSNILEYLLFSTLANAKETGRGTKDYEIISSDPQRMVNYWVTVGSSNTKYQELILDKNSKKYRIALVSDILCNSVHDDWDFGVELTSIWRRRIAKAQNKKTSDLKLYTLIENSDTNLGTKKDDDLADSFLHALMWSKWLNNYETLVYEIDNKPFNDFETGVLELIKNIQIPKIL
- the PRP40 gene encoding snoRNA-splicing protein PRP40 (CAGL0L05368g~Ortholog(s) have RNA binding activity, role in mRNA splicing, via spliceosome and U1 snRNP, U2-type prespliceosome localization) gives rise to the protein MAGQWKKATDSNGKVYYYNTVTKESRWDKPVEDTTDLKQKLRDAGWNVAKTKEGKVYYYNVKTKESRWDNPLAEKATEKKTKTGQIKKTTIDQVKNTANTNEHSKGNTVALATTNNTEKYANTSKILNVKSLTKDEAEKAFMDMLSEHQVDSSWSFHKMVVDLGLKDERFWIVDDDPLWKQNILDKYLSNRSEEQLIKDHAQASKFLEAFGNLLKSNKNIHYYTRWTTVKKMLANESIFKHAVVPEKEMKRKFNDYIRRLREEKDKKDESIKELALREVNEYLRSILIAPPNTIESTIEVKMTWSQLQREYITGNKRFAANKHFRLLSQHDILNQYIELVKIIQGNLASKVSDIEKKNYSRNRMARDQFKVMLKQPKLDIRADSKWSELYPKIKSEKAFLQLVGRNGSSPLDLFYDYTNEKKAAINGYASVAQQILIDNSYVWAGIEDSTRISKNITEFEKANFQNISGIIHEDGKLALLDEKDTQLVVKQAIAVKYDTVKEIEQRNLNMTRIKKNNLVALFHRTFVTKPGRFEDAVAIIQNKPEYKALENEPDIIKELFSSFVPSKQPQANTQNLSRKRKATALVQMDY
- the ARC19 gene encoding Arc19p (CAGL0L05390g~Ortholog(s) have structural molecule activity and role in Arp2/3 complex-mediated actin nucleation, actin cortical patch assembly, cellular response to drug, spore germination); the encoded protein is MSQSLRPYLNAVRYSLQAALTLSDFSSLEVERHNRPEVEVPNTSAELLLQPMHISRNEHEQVLIEPSVNSVRVSLKVKQADEIEQILVHKFTRFLEQRAEAFYILRRVPIPGYSISFLITNKHTESMKTNKLVDFIVEFMEEVDKEISEMKLFLNARARFVAEAYLSEFVY
- the ASF1 gene encoding nucleosome assembly factor ASF1 (CAGL0L05412g~Ortholog(s) have histone binding activity), translated to MSIVSLLGIKVLNNPAKFTDPYEFEITFECLEPLKNDLEWKLTYVGSSRSLEHDQELDSILVGPVPVGVNKFVFTADPPSAELIPASELVSVTVILLSCSYDGREFVRVGYYVNNEYDSEELRENPPQKVQVDHIVRNILAEKPRVTRFNIVWDNENEADIYPPEQPGVDEEDEAEEEEEEEEEEEEEEEAEDEEEEVEVDVDGEVDLENEDDKTDKIIDGEEAEDDDDGEEIGDEEDEDDEDDEEGDAQTETAAPNDKTTDTEKEVRLHDRDEDEKADSSKKLKTENDTAKEPDTAPTPQDSTN
- the NCA3 gene encoding SUN family protein NCA3 (CAGL0L05434g~Ortholog(s) have role in fungal-type cell wall organization or biogenesis, mitochondrion organization and fungal-type cell wall, fungal-type vacuole localization), translated to MKFNCVLLAAFMVAAAPSPKHDHEDRHAIKRDVDVVTVVEYVGADDGNGFDVKTSTKAQPSSVATSTRKTLQPSSSSSSSSSSSNGGSGSFKDGTIPCSQFPNVDNVVAVDWVGLGGWASVMNFDGSYGQSCSDGLYCSYACKPGYSKTQWPSEQPSDGKAIGGLLCKNGYLYRTNTNADSLCQQDIQSANAKNTLGKSVALCRTDYPGSENMVVPTVVDAGSSQPMSVIDSDSYYQWQGKKTSAQYYVNNAGVSKEQGCVWGDAASGNGNYAPLIFGSGKSNGVTYLSITKNPNSNSAANFNVKIEGADGADVGGTCVYENGQFSSGSDGCTVAVKSGVANFIFY